The following coding sequences lie in one Psychrobacter arenosus genomic window:
- a CDS encoding MBL fold metallo-hydrolase: MNKQQGSYMKAPGFGEVLAVSDGVLWTRFKIPSKLDHINIYLIRDVDGWFVIDTGPASDENRELWRNLLANLPETSTITGILVTHSHPDHIGLAGWLQDYCQAPLYISAQEMAQAKLENQYRSAKDYSGLPAFYSQLAASAEDMQSLESVWEYVDKMFGPLPTDVTIVQSGDTLEIGGEDWQLWSSSGHSIEHLCLQKASGEILIAGDQIIAHITPYVGINYLSQEADPLAGWLAGLTDMLAWINPKAQILPAHNKPFYHGENRVREVLQHHQTSLEKLRGSLEQWRTVNELASVLGWAKKQGFARCMALEETFAHITYLVNTGEVICKADEPSGVLHYQLA; encoded by the coding sequence ATGAACAAGCAGCAAGGAAGCTATATGAAAGCGCCAGGGTTTGGTGAAGTGTTGGCCGTCAGTGATGGCGTGCTATGGACTCGCTTTAAAATCCCTAGCAAGCTCGATCATATCAACATTTATCTCATTAGGGATGTGGATGGCTGGTTTGTCATTGATACTGGACCGGCCTCCGATGAAAATCGTGAGCTGTGGCGAAATTTGCTCGCAAACCTACCTGAAACTTCTACCATTACAGGCATCTTAGTCACCCATTCTCACCCAGATCATATTGGGCTGGCAGGATGGTTGCAGGACTACTGTCAAGCGCCGCTATATATCTCTGCCCAAGAAATGGCGCAAGCAAAGTTAGAAAATCAATATCGCAGTGCCAAGGATTACAGTGGCTTGCCTGCCTTTTATAGCCAGTTGGCAGCATCAGCAGAAGATATGCAAAGTCTAGAGTCCGTCTGGGAGTATGTCGATAAGATGTTTGGCCCATTACCCACGGATGTCACTATCGTGCAGTCTGGCGATACGCTAGAAATTGGTGGTGAAGATTGGCAGCTGTGGTCCAGTTCAGGTCATTCTATTGAGCACTTGTGCCTACAAAAGGCTTCGGGAGAAATCTTGATTGCAGGGGATCAAATCATCGCGCATATCACTCCCTATGTTGGTATTAATTATCTCAGTCAAGAGGCAGACCCATTAGCAGGCTGGCTAGCAGGGCTTACCGATATGTTGGCCTGGATTAATCCCAAAGCCCAGATTTTACCGGCGCATAATAAGCCTTTTTATCACGGCGAAAACCGAGTTCGCGAAGTGTTGCAACACCATCAAACCTCGTTAGAAAAATTACGGGGCAGTCTCGAGCAATGGCGTACGGTCAATGAATTGGCTTCGGTATTAGGTTGGGCGAAAAAACAAGGGTTTGCCCGGTGTATGGCGCTGGAAGAAACCTTTGCCCACATTACTTATTTAGTGAATACCGGAGAGGTTATTTGTAAGGCGGACGAGCCCTCTGGGGTTTTACACTATCAATTGGCTTGA
- a CDS encoding LysR family transcriptional regulator encodes MHFDIVDLQLFCAIAESPSLTQAAKKAFISPAAASTRIKKLEAQLDTRLFYRHNKGMQLTDDGLKLLTHARSILGQIQQVKNSFSKFRTDATGHVRIYANTTAVTDFLPEILADFLIQRPDVTIDLQERLTKEIIRGVVSGTTDIGILSGPVMAESIEVIHFSTDRLTVITPLNHPLTKMQQLKFTDTLSHAYIGFHSGSTLGDFLANLQSHMGVTLDTRVNVSGFESVCRMVEAGVGISIVPESFANRHQQTMDIQQIPLDETWAERKRSIVVQDYKKLEPVAQALVQEILAAYQAPYFAMKQ; translated from the coding sequence ATGCATTTCGATATTGTTGATTTACAACTTTTTTGCGCCATTGCAGAGTCTCCTAGCCTAACGCAAGCAGCCAAAAAGGCCTTTATCTCCCCAGCGGCTGCTAGCACACGTATTAAAAAGTTAGAGGCTCAGCTAGACACGCGTTTATTTTATCGACACAATAAAGGCATGCAACTGACCGATGACGGTCTTAAGCTGCTCACTCATGCCCGCAGTATCCTTGGGCAGATTCAACAGGTCAAAAACAGCTTTTCAAAATTCCGTACGGATGCTACTGGTCATGTGCGTATTTATGCCAACACCACTGCCGTTACAGACTTTCTCCCCGAAATATTAGCGGACTTCCTCATCCAGCGCCCTGACGTGACGATTGATTTACAAGAGCGCTTAACCAAAGAAATTATTCGCGGTGTTGTGAGCGGCACGACTGATATCGGCATTCTTTCGGGTCCAGTCATGGCCGAGTCTATTGAAGTCATTCACTTTAGTACCGATCGTCTCACTGTCATTACCCCTTTGAATCACCCGTTGACCAAGATGCAGCAGCTCAAGTTCACTGACACGCTCAGCCATGCCTATATTGGTTTTCATAGCGGCAGCACATTGGGAGATTTTCTGGCGAATTTACAATCTCATATGGGCGTGACGCTTGACACTCGTGTGAATGTCTCAGGGTTTGAGTCGGTGTGTCGTATGGTTGAGGCAGGCGTGGGTATCAGCATCGTTCCTGAATCTTTTGCCAACCGTCATCAGCAAACTATGGATATTCAACAGATTCCACTTGATGAGACTTGGGCAGAGCGCAAACGCAGTATTGTTGTGCAGGACTACAAAAAGCTTGAACCGGTAGCCCAAGCTTTAGTACAAGAGATTTTGGCCGCTTACCAAGCCCCCTACTTCGCTATGAAGCAATAG
- a CDS encoding SDR family NAD(P)-dependent oxidoreductase → MDLTNKIVVISGGASGLGLATAKYMVRAKGAKVALLDMNQEAGDAAVAELGDDKAMFCRTDVTSEEDVDNAMAAIMAEFGAIHADINAAGIVAPAKILDREGKASALANFKAVINVNLIGLYTVMSKCAEKMALNEPDEKGERGVIVNVSSGAAWEGQIGQSAYGASKSGVNGLNMPAAREFGKLGIRVNSIAPGMFATPMVESLDPKVSEALIAMCEAPKRMGNMEEFASTCAFLIENSYMNGRYIRLDAATILQAR, encoded by the coding sequence ATGGATTTAACCAATAAAATTGTCGTTATCAGTGGTGGTGCTTCAGGATTGGGCTTAGCTACTGCGAAATATATGGTGCGTGCTAAAGGCGCTAAAGTCGCCCTATTAGATATGAATCAAGAAGCGGGTGACGCGGCTGTTGCCGAGTTGGGCGATGATAAGGCGATGTTCTGCCGTACGGACGTAACCTCTGAGGAAGACGTTGATAATGCTATGGCGGCTATCATGGCTGAGTTTGGGGCTATCCATGCCGATATTAATGCGGCAGGTATTGTCGCGCCAGCAAAGATTCTAGATCGAGAAGGTAAGGCTTCAGCATTAGCGAATTTTAAAGCTGTGATTAATGTGAATTTGATTGGCCTGTATACCGTCATGTCAAAATGTGCGGAAAAAATGGCATTGAATGAGCCGGATGAAAAAGGCGAGCGCGGCGTCATCGTCAACGTCTCTTCTGGTGCGGCTTGGGAAGGGCAAATTGGGCAGAGCGCTTATGGCGCATCAAAATCTGGCGTCAATGGTCTTAACATGCCTGCTGCGCGTGAGTTTGGCAAATTGGGGATTCGCGTTAACTCTATTGCTCCAGGTATGTTTGCCACCCCTATGGTCGAGTCGCTCGATCCTAAGGTGAGCGAAGCCTTGATTGCTATGTGTGAAGCGCCTAAACGTATGGGCAATATGGAAGAATTTGCCTCTACTTGCGCTTTTCTTATCGAAAATAGCTATATGAATGGTCGTTATATTCGTCTGGATGCGGCGACTATCTTGCAGGCTAGATAA
- a CDS encoding DsbA family oxidoreductase, which yields MTTSQAPLRIDIVSDVMCPWCIIGYRQLALALEQTNTTHEIHWHPFELNPNMPAEGQNMREHIVEKYGSSVQESEASRDKMTAIGKELGFDFHFTPDMRMHNTFNLHQLLHWAEQQGRMHDLKMALFSAHFTEQRNLSDNEVLADIAAEVGLNREEALAVLTEQRFAQEVREEERHWQQQGIQSVPAVVFNNRHLVSGAQGVENFTHILEQLAQMANDEADK from the coding sequence ATGACCACCTCCCAAGCTCCACTAAGAATAGACATCGTCTCAGATGTTATGTGCCCTTGGTGCATCATCGGTTATCGCCAGTTGGCTTTAGCTTTAGAGCAGACCAATACAACGCATGAGATTCATTGGCATCCGTTTGAACTCAACCCAAATATGCCCGCTGAAGGTCAAAACATGCGTGAGCATATCGTTGAAAAGTATGGCAGTAGCGTACAAGAATCAGAAGCCAGTCGCGACAAGATGACGGCCATCGGTAAAGAGCTCGGCTTTGATTTTCACTTTACGCCAGATATGCGCATGCACAATACCTTTAACTTGCATCAACTGCTGCATTGGGCAGAGCAACAAGGGCGTATGCATGATTTAAAAATGGCTTTATTTAGCGCGCACTTTACGGAGCAGCGTAATCTATCTGACAATGAAGTCTTAGCAGATATCGCAGCAGAGGTAGGCTTAAATCGTGAGGAGGCATTGGCCGTATTAACCGAGCAACGCTTTGCTCAAGAGGTACGCGAAGAAGAACGACATTGGCAGCAACAAGGCATTCAAAGTGTCCCTGCCGTTGTCTTTAATAACCGTCATTTGGTTAGCGGTGCGCAAGGGGTAGAGAACTTCACTCATATCTTAGAGCAATTGGCGCAGATGGCGAATGATGAGGCTGACAAGTAA
- a CDS encoding CaiB/BaiF CoA transferase family protein: MTTHTKHKPPLDGITVLSLEHAIAAPFCTRQLADLGARVIKVERPAVGDFARNYDERVDGLASHFVWANRGKESFALDLKSPDAQPILNELLAQADVLVQNLAPGASARLGLSYAELHEQYPQLIVCDISGYGMSGPYEHKKAYDLLIQSESGLLSVTGDQDRMAKVGISIADICAGMYAYSSILAALRLRDQTGTGSQIDVSMLESLVEWMGFPLYYSYQGASAPTRNGDSHATIYPYGSFVAVDGSVMFGLQNEREWVSFCEQVLQEARLATDERFSKNSLRVQNRDVLKGIIEDKFASLTKSQVTERLDTAQIANAQVNEMQDVWAHLQLQARDRWRTINSGAGVLPAMLPPGVNSHFDYVMGDVPALGEHTQAILQELGFA; this comes from the coding sequence ATGACTACCCACACCAAGCATAAACCGCCTTTAGATGGCATTACAGTCCTCAGTTTGGAGCACGCTATTGCTGCACCATTTTGCACCCGACAGTTGGCCGACTTGGGAGCGCGAGTGATCAAAGTTGAGCGCCCAGCAGTAGGGGACTTTGCGAGAAACTATGATGAGCGTGTGGACGGTCTGGCTTCGCATTTTGTCTGGGCTAATCGCGGCAAAGAGAGCTTTGCTTTAGATTTAAAATCTCCAGACGCACAGCCCATCCTAAATGAACTGTTGGCACAAGCGGATGTTTTGGTGCAGAATTTAGCCCCTGGTGCTAGTGCGCGCTTGGGCCTGAGCTATGCAGAGCTGCACGAGCAATATCCGCAATTAATCGTCTGTGATATTTCTGGCTATGGTATGAGTGGGCCTTATGAGCACAAAAAGGCCTACGACTTATTGATTCAAAGCGAGAGTGGTTTATTATCGGTGACAGGTGACCAAGATCGTATGGCCAAAGTTGGTATTTCTATCGCAGATATTTGTGCGGGAATGTATGCCTACTCTTCAATCTTAGCCGCGTTACGACTGCGTGATCAAACGGGGACAGGCAGCCAAATCGATGTGTCGATGCTCGAGTCGTTAGTCGAGTGGATGGGTTTTCCACTTTATTATAGTTATCAAGGGGCCAGTGCACCGACCCGCAATGGCGATTCGCATGCTACTATCTATCCATATGGGTCGTTTGTCGCGGTGGATGGCTCGGTTATGTTTGGACTACAAAATGAGCGTGAGTGGGTCAGCTTCTGTGAGCAGGTATTACAGGAGGCTAGATTGGCCACGGATGAGCGTTTTAGCAAAAATAGCCTAAGGGTACAAAATCGTGACGTGCTAAAAGGCATTATTGAAGATAAATTTGCTTCACTAACCAAGTCACAAGTGACCGAGCGCCTAGATACTGCACAGATTGCCAATGCCCAAGTGAATGAAATGCAAGACGTATGGGCGCACCTGCAACTGCAAGCGCGCGACCGTTGGCGCACTATTAACAGTGGGGCAGGCGTGCTACCGGCTATGTTGCCTCCGGGTGTGAATAGCCATTTTGACTATGTTATGGGCGATGTGCCTGCGTTGGGAGAGCATACCCAAGCTATTTTACAAGAATTGGGGTTTGCGTAA
- a CDS encoding acyl-CoA dehydrogenase family protein gives MSLLMTEEQKLATEGLRKFLDNEIEPKLRAHGEGFIPKEMLKGFIKSLTDYGLIKAPFPEKWGGLDLDWVTHLLLWEEVGVSSIDLALPILINVSGADMLIRNASEAIKEKYVPGLLSGDLFIGIGVSEPDAGSDVAGAKTRAVRDGDDWIINGEKTWISNGEHMDIFICTCKTGEGELTHILVDMTTPGIEVRGIKKMALNGQSTAQIFFGDVRVPVSNTIGELGAGLKNTLITFERARCHMVAWGYSIARRSMEESIKYSQERFQHGKLIAGHQLIAVKIADMATKIDAARLLTLRAAAMIDQGIRCDKECAMAKWYSTEMAVTVCRDAVQIHGGNGVTKEYIVERLAREAIIGTIPDGTTEIQKLLIARSLTGIQAFR, from the coding sequence ATGAGTTTATTAATGACAGAAGAGCAGAAACTGGCCACTGAGGGCCTGCGTAAATTTTTAGACAACGAGATTGAACCTAAGCTGCGAGCTCACGGAGAAGGGTTTATTCCTAAAGAGATGCTTAAAGGCTTTATCAAGTCATTGACCGATTACGGCCTCATTAAAGCGCCCTTTCCTGAAAAGTGGGGTGGCTTAGACTTGGACTGGGTGACGCATTTATTGCTATGGGAAGAGGTCGGGGTCAGCTCGATAGATTTGGCATTGCCGATCTTAATTAACGTCTCAGGCGCTGATATGTTAATTCGCAATGCGTCAGAGGCAATCAAAGAAAAGTATGTGCCGGGTCTGCTATCAGGGGATTTATTCATAGGTATTGGCGTGTCTGAACCGGATGCGGGCTCGGATGTGGCGGGCGCGAAAACCCGGGCGGTACGCGATGGCGACGACTGGATTATCAACGGTGAAAAAACTTGGATTTCTAACGGCGAGCATATGGATATTTTCATCTGCACCTGTAAGACAGGCGAGGGCGAATTAACCCATATCTTAGTCGATATGACTACCCCAGGCATCGAAGTGCGCGGTATCAAAAAGATGGCCCTAAATGGTCAATCAACCGCACAGATATTCTTTGGGGATGTCCGAGTGCCGGTCAGTAATACTATTGGCGAATTGGGCGCTGGGCTAAAAAATACCCTGATTACTTTTGAGCGGGCACGCTGTCATATGGTGGCGTGGGGTTATTCTATTGCCCGTCGCTCGATGGAAGAGTCGATTAAGTACAGCCAAGAGCGTTTCCAACACGGTAAGCTGATCGCGGGCCATCAATTGATAGCGGTTAAAATTGCGGATATGGCGACCAAAATTGATGCAGCCAGATTATTAACCTTAAGAGCAGCAGCTATGATTGATCAGGGTATTCGCTGCGATAAAGAGTGTGCTATGGCGAAATGGTATAGCACCGAAATGGCGGTTACAGTTTGCCGTGATGCCGTGCAGATTCATGGCGGTAATGGCGTCACCAAAGAGTATATCGTGGAGCGCTTAGCCCGCGAGGCCATCATCGGCACTATCCCAGACGGTACTACCGAAATCCAAAAATTATTGATAGCGCGTTCGCTGACCGGTATTCAGGCCTTTAGATAA
- a CDS encoding FAS1-like dehydratase domain-containing protein encodes MKTAANSDINITEWIGNHERKQDIICETLVRRMAATLGVIAPKAGEPLPALWHWMFFQPEYSATDLGIDGHPQLGGFMPPALGRNRMWAGGSLEFAQPLTVGEVATCDSTIEDVVEKQGSTGSLVFVTVRHDYTQAGQHKFTERQNIVYRLPTPPKSTSAAAPTAQWSQCLIPDATLLFRYSAVTFNGHRIHYDHPYVTDTEGYDNLVIHGPLMATLVLHGCLKANSDKTITSFKYRGVRPVTLGNEICVAGRLVDSSQAEVWISNSDGLIQQGSVVFAD; translated from the coding sequence ATGAAAACTGCTGCTAATTCAGATATTAATATTACCGAGTGGATTGGTAACCATGAGCGTAAACAAGACATTATTTGTGAAACGCTAGTCCGTCGCATGGCCGCCACTTTAGGTGTGATTGCTCCAAAAGCGGGCGAGCCATTACCAGCCTTATGGCACTGGATGTTCTTCCAACCTGAATACTCTGCTACCGACTTAGGAATCGATGGCCATCCTCAATTGGGCGGGTTTATGCCCCCTGCATTAGGACGGAATCGCATGTGGGCGGGCGGCAGTCTAGAGTTTGCTCAGCCTCTGACAGTCGGCGAAGTGGCCACTTGTGACTCTACTATTGAAGATGTGGTAGAAAAGCAAGGCTCTACTGGCTCTTTAGTGTTTGTAACCGTGCGCCATGATTACACCCAAGCAGGCCAGCATAAATTTACCGAGCGCCAAAATATTGTTTATCGCCTCCCTACGCCGCCCAAAAGTACCTCTGCTGCCGCTCCTACCGCGCAGTGGTCACAATGTCTTATCCCCGACGCTACATTATTATTCCGCTATTCAGCCGTGACTTTTAATGGTCATCGCATTCATTACGATCATCCTTATGTCACTGACACAGAAGGCTATGACAATCTCGTCATTCATGGCCCATTAATGGCCACTTTAGTGCTGCACGGTTGTCTCAAAGCCAATTCCGATAAAACAATAACCAGCTTTAAATATCGTGGCGTGCGACCCGTAACGCTAGGCAATGAAATTTGTGTGGCAGGCCGACTGGTTGATAGCAGCCAAGCTGAAGTTTGGATTAGTAATTCTGATGGCTTGATTCAACAAGGGTCAGTGGTGTTTGCCGACTAG
- a CDS encoding TetR/AcrR family transcriptional regulator: MTIDEEVQDKKAKQALKPLSAMRPATLNKLEKAVLLLFSNHDPTEVSMIQIATTANMSLKTLYKYFGDKQTIIYTILNRVLGRLAVRMIDHLQGIDSVRDRLRKTLWVFFDFIDKSPDAMMLLSTAVPASRYREIDIYDNKELVNTFMQVLGDGQREGILNNKVPLYTLFDVYIGFITRIGLMHIIRRNPDPLNDRFDELFIILWGAIKQPDA; this comes from the coding sequence ATGACCATAGATGAAGAAGTGCAGGACAAAAAGGCAAAGCAAGCGTTAAAGCCGCTTTCGGCTATGCGACCTGCTACTTTAAATAAACTTGAGAAAGCCGTGCTGTTGTTATTCTCAAACCATGACCCCACTGAAGTTAGTATGATTCAAATAGCCACTACGGCGAATATGTCACTGAAAACCCTATATAAATACTTCGGTGACAAACAGACCATTATCTATACGATTTTGAATCGAGTGTTGGGTCGCTTAGCGGTGCGGATGATTGATCATTTGCAGGGTATTGATAGCGTCCGCGACCGTTTGCGAAAAACGCTTTGGGTGTTCTTTGACTTTATTGATAAGAGTCCGGATGCCATGATGCTGTTATCGACGGCAGTACCGGCCTCGCGCTATCGTGAGATTGATATTTATGATAATAAAGAATTGGTCAATACTTTTATGCAAGTATTAGGAGACGGTCAACGCGAAGGTATTTTGAATAATAAAGTACCGTTGTATACGCTATTTGATGTGTATATAGGGTTTATCACTCGTATAGGCCTGATGCATATTATCCGCAGAAACCCCGATCCCTTAAATGACCGTTTTGATGAGCTATTCATTATTTTATGGGGCGCGATTAAACAGCCAGATGCTTAA
- a CDS encoding HpcH/HpaI aldolase/citrate lyase family protein — protein sequence MNSVKLEQKDIQNVIKSLAYKTTWLFVPATKMPLVAKAFNSGADSVIVDLEDAVAQADKAQARAALKSYQDSDDYQPIWVRINQASSAEFAADIELCQQLPNLAGVILAKAEQASDIESIYQTTGLPVIALIESAIGLHNLDAMAGASGIVAFSYGFIDLCNDINVQIGTPAADIIANQIRYQLILTSKVHNLLAPIDTVYPDFSDSEGLEQRAQLWSQMGMSGMLCIHPKQVATVQAALRPSDTEIDFAKRVVAEYESTGQAVFKIDGNMVDAPVIERCQRLLSKVND from the coding sequence ATGAATTCGGTGAAATTAGAGCAAAAAGATATTCAAAACGTGATTAAGAGTTTAGCCTATAAAACCACGTGGCTATTCGTCCCTGCCACAAAGATGCCGCTAGTAGCGAAAGCTTTTAATAGTGGTGCTGACTCGGTCATTGTTGATTTAGAGGATGCTGTAGCACAAGCAGATAAGGCTCAGGCTCGCGCAGCCTTAAAAAGCTATCAGGATAGCGATGACTATCAGCCTATTTGGGTCCGTATTAACCAAGCTAGCAGTGCGGAGTTTGCAGCAGATATCGAACTTTGCCAACAGCTGCCTAATTTAGCAGGCGTCATTTTAGCCAAAGCTGAGCAGGCTAGCGACATTGAATCTATCTATCAGACAACCGGATTGCCGGTGATTGCTTTAATAGAAAGTGCTATCGGCTTGCATAATCTAGATGCCATGGCCGGTGCCTCAGGTATCGTCGCCTTTAGCTACGGTTTTATCGACTTATGCAACGATATCAATGTTCAGATAGGCACTCCAGCAGCAGACATTATTGCCAATCAAATCCGCTATCAACTAATTCTCACTTCCAAAGTCCATAACTTACTAGCCCCTATCGATACCGTCTATCCTGACTTTAGTGACAGTGAAGGGTTGGAGCAAAGAGCACAATTATGGTCGCAGATGGGGATGTCTGGCATGTTATGTATTCATCCCAAACAAGTCGCCACCGTGCAAGCTGCCTTACGCCCATCCGATACTGAAATCGACTTTGCCAAGCGGGTAGTAGCAGAATATGAAAGCACTGGGCAAGCCGTGTTTAAAATAGACGGCAATATGGTAGATGCGCCAGTGATTGAGCGTTGTCAGCGCTTACTTAGTAAAGTTAATGACTAG
- a CDS encoding enoyl-CoA hydratase/isomerase family protein, with protein sequence MDTNIEKDMENNTVEFKQVGAVAWLTLNRPAAMNAINLAMIDKYEALLPKIAADDSVKVLVITGNGRAFCAGADLKEILASSNAPAGEADFIDRLTVNVLDVLRNFPKPVIAAINGITMAGGLETAMCADIVIAADTARIGDAHANFGVYPGAGGAAVLPRLIPLNVAKYLLFTGETLSATEMMGYGFINKVVSADNLQEEVQKLAELIADKSPIVLQRMKVVANATADKSRDDALQQEQVLFRQHMRSYDMQEGLKAFSEKRKPSFRGY encoded by the coding sequence ATGGACACCAATATAGAAAAAGACATGGAAAATAACACGGTAGAATTTAAACAAGTCGGGGCAGTCGCTTGGCTAACCCTTAATAGACCCGCCGCTATGAATGCTATTAACTTGGCAATGATAGATAAGTACGAAGCCTTATTACCAAAGATAGCGGCAGATGACAGTGTCAAAGTCTTGGTAATTACTGGAAATGGCAGAGCTTTCTGTGCTGGGGCTGACCTTAAAGAGATTTTAGCCTCAAGCAATGCACCTGCCGGTGAAGCGGACTTTATTGATCGTTTAACCGTTAACGTGCTCGATGTCTTACGCAACTTCCCGAAGCCTGTTATTGCCGCGATTAATGGAATTACTATGGCTGGCGGCTTAGAAACTGCTATGTGCGCTGATATCGTGATAGCTGCCGACACTGCGAGAATTGGCGATGCGCATGCGAATTTTGGCGTCTATCCAGGGGCGGGTGGTGCGGCGGTATTGCCACGATTAATCCCACTAAATGTCGCTAAATATCTATTGTTCACCGGTGAGACGCTGTCTGCAACAGAGATGATGGGCTATGGCTTTATTAATAAAGTTGTCAGTGCAGATAATCTGCAGGAAGAAGTGCAGAAACTGGCAGAATTAATCGCGGATAAAAGCCCGATAGTCCTGCAAAGAATGAAAGTGGTCGCTAATGCTACTGCGGATAAATCGCGCGATGATGCCCTACAACAGGAGCAAGTATTATTCCGTCAACATATGCGCTCATACGATATGCAGGAAGGCTTAAAAGCGTTTAGTGAAAAACGTAAACCAAGTTTTCGTGGGTATTAG
- a CDS encoding acyl-CoA dehydrogenase family protein — translation MTTEQNDHLNTIRDGIKGLMSNFDSEYWRNLDATKGFPDAFVKALSEDGWLSALVPEEYGGSGLGLAEASVIMEEINHCGGNAGTVHGQMYNLFTLVKHGTDEQKKRYLPKLASGELRLQSMAVTEPTSGTETTAITTTAVKKGNKYIVNGQKVWISRVQHSDLMILLARTTPLSEVSKKVDGMSIFLIDLHEAIGNGLTVRSIDNMVNHETNELFFDNLEIPEENLMGEEGKGFRYILSGLNAERTLIAAECIGDGRWFIEQASRYANDREVFGRPIGKNQGIQFPIAEAHIEVQAADLMRWKACEDYDKGSDQAGASANMAKYLAAKASWEAANSCLQTFGGFGFANEYDIERKFRETRLYQVAPISTNLILSYIGEKVLGMPRSF, via the coding sequence ATGACTACTGAACAAAACGACCACCTCAACACCATTAGAGACGGTATCAAAGGCTTAATGTCTAATTTTGACAGCGAATATTGGCGCAATCTTGATGCTACCAAAGGCTTTCCTGATGCGTTCGTCAAAGCGCTTAGCGAAGATGGTTGGTTATCAGCGCTAGTACCTGAAGAGTACGGTGGCTCAGGGTTAGGTCTAGCCGAAGCCTCGGTCATTATGGAAGAGATTAACCATTGTGGGGGTAATGCCGGCACCGTACATGGCCAGATGTATAACCTATTTACTTTAGTCAAGCATGGTACGGACGAGCAAAAGAAACGCTACCTACCAAAATTAGCCTCAGGGGAGCTGCGCCTACAGTCGATGGCCGTCACTGAACCTACTAGTGGTACTGAGACCACCGCCATTACGACAACTGCAGTCAAAAAAGGCAATAAATATATCGTTAATGGGCAAAAGGTGTGGATCTCACGGGTACAACATTCTGACTTGATGATTCTATTGGCCAGAACCACGCCGCTATCAGAAGTCAGCAAAAAAGTAGATGGTATGTCGATATTTTTGATTGATTTGCATGAGGCTATTGGCAATGGTTTGACCGTACGCAGTATTGACAACATGGTCAACCATGAGACCAATGAGCTGTTCTTTGACAACCTAGAGATACCAGAAGAAAACTTGATGGGCGAGGAGGGTAAAGGCTTCCGTTATATCTTGAGTGGTCTGAATGCTGAACGTACGCTCATCGCTGCAGAATGTATTGGCGATGGCCGTTGGTTTATTGAGCAAGCCAGCCGTTATGCCAATGACCGTGAAGTGTTTGGTCGCCCTATTGGCAAAAACCAAGGTATTCAATTCCCAATCGCAGAGGCGCACATCGAAGTACAAGCGGCAGACTTAATGCGTTGGAAAGCTTGTGAAGATTATGACAAAGGCAGTGATCAAGCGGGGGCGTCAGCTAATATGGCCAAATATCTGGCAGCGAAGGCTTCTTGGGAGGCGGCAAACAGCTGCTTACAAACCTTTGGCGGCTTTGGTTTTGCCAACGAATACGATATCGAGCGTAAATTCCGCGAAACTCGGCTCTATCAAGTGGCGCCCATCTCAACCAACTTAATCTTATCTTACATTGGTGAAAAAGTATTGGGTATGCCTAGAAGCTTTTAA